GTGTATTCGTCATATGTGAATGAATAGCTGATTCTCCGTTACCTCCTCGATAAGCTCCCATTCCACCTCCTATTGTTTCATAATAGGCAAAATTCTTTTTTCGGTAATGGTCAAATCCTCCCAAAGCAATGTTATTCATTGTTCCCTGTGATGCGGCACATATCTTATCGGGCACCGCATTGGAAAGCGCGCCCAAGATAACATCAACAATTCTCTGAGAGGTCTCAACATTTCCTCCTGCAACTGCGGCAGGGAACTCTGCATTCACAACACTTCCTTTTTCAGTAATCAACTTTATCGGTTTAAAAATCCCTTCATTGGTGGGCAAATCTTCAGGCATTAAACATCTTACTGAATAAATCAATGCTGATAAAGTGATAGCTTCCACTGCATTGACAGAACCCATTACCTGTTTTGAGCTTCCGGAAAAATCAGCAATAAGATTATCTTCTTCAATTCTAATAGCAACTTTGATCTTTATTGATTCTATACCGATTCCATCATCATCCAAATAGTCTTCAAATTCATAGACACCGTCTTTGATATCTTTAATCGTTCTTCTTGTGATATTCTCAGTATATTCTTGAAGTGCCTTTGCATAAAAACTCGTTAACTCTGCACCATATTTATCTATTGTTTCCCGCATCCTTCTAATTCCAATATTGTTTGCCATTACCTGTGCCTTGAAATCTCCTCTTCTCTCCTCTGTTGTGCGCACATTGCTCGTAATGAGTCTTAATACGCTTTCATCTATTTCATTGTCACGCACAAGAAGAAGAGGCGGAATTATTACGCCTTCCTGAAAAATCGATGTCGAAATGGGCATCGAACCGGCCGTCATTCCTCCAATATCTGAATGATGTGCCCGATTTGCCACATAAAAGAGAGGATTTTTTGATTCATTCAAAAAAACAGGAGCTATTATCGTCACATCAGGTAAATGTGTCCCTCCTCTGAACGGATCATTAACTATTGC
This portion of the Candidatus Schekmanbacteria bacterium genome encodes:
- a CDS encoding hydantoinase B/oxoprolinase family protein; this translates as MEKIDPIQLEIFKNLFSSIAEEMGYTLKRTSFSPNIKERRDYSCAIFDCKGDMVSQAAHIPVHLGSMPMSVKAILQECPPSKNSMAIVNDPFRGGTHLPDVTIIAPVFLNESKNPLFYVANRAHHSDIGGMTAGSMPISTSIFQEGVIIPPLLLVRDNEIDESVLRLITSNVRTTEERRGDFKAQVMANNIGIRRMRETIDKYGAELTSFYAKALQEYTENITRRTIKDIKDGVYEFEDYLDDDGIGIESIKIKVAIRIEEDNLIADFSGSSKQVMGSVNAVEAITLSALIYSVRCLMPEDLPTNEGIFKPIKLITEKGSVVNAEFPAAVAGGNVETSQRIVDVILGALSNAVPDKICAASQGTMNNIALGGFDHYRKKNFAYYETIGGGMGAYRGGNGESAIHSHMTNTLNTPIEALEYDYPILIREYSIRKNSGGNGEYKGGNGIVREIQFLTDTEVTVLSERRKYSPYGIFGGGSGLCGRNIVIRKGKYEDRAGKFYEKMNSEDILRIETPGGGGYGSAEKKNGDADLK